In the Vitis vinifera cultivar Pinot Noir 40024 chromosome 2, ASM3070453v1 genome, one interval contains:
- the LOC100264208 gene encoding uncharacterized protein LOC100264208 codes for MGSIHRVKVETGRRLILFAMCGAVVGFFLGSSISRPSTVKVEMPRFSLNAEDDRYMKMINEALLYTGLGSFGLSSSLGDCVKIHEVANPRGAESLPPGIIEPYSDFYLHRLQGDPSEDLVVKPKYLLSLTVGYPQKDMVNSIVSKFSENFSVILFHYDGKASEWDQFEWSRRAIHISVKKQTKWWYAKRFLHPNIVAQYDYIFIWDEDLDVEHFNAEEYIKLIRKHDLEISQPGLDPSYFVWSMTKKRDDVEVHKEAEDKPNWCAGPLLPPCAAFVEIMAPVFSREAWRCVWHMIQNDLVHGWGLDLALQRCLEVPHERIGVVDAQWIKHKAVPSLGNQGQAGDGRQPWEGVRARCNNEWREFERRMDRAEKEYFHSISISS; via the exons ATGGGGTCAATTCACAG AGTGAAAGTTGAGACAGGACGTAGGCTAATCCTGTTCGCCATGTGTGGTGCTGTTGTGGGATTCTTTCTGGGGTCTTCAATTTCAAGGCCTTCAACAGTCAAG gtTGAGATGCCTAGATTCAGCTTGAATGCTGAGGACGACAGGTATATGAAAATGATTAATGAAGCCTTATTATATACAGGTCTTGGAAGCTTTGGTCTAAGTTCAAGCTTAGGGGATTGTGTCAAG ATTCATGAGGTGGCAAATCCACGTGGAGCAGAGTCATTGCCCCCTGGTATCATCGAGCCTTATTCagatttttatctccatagaTTGCAGGGAGATCCTAGTGAG GATTTAGTAGTAAAACCCAAGTACCTACTGTCGTTAACTGTTGGATATCCCCAGAAGGACATGGTGAATTCTATAGTCTCCAAG TTCTCAGAGAATTTCTCAGTTATATTGTTCCACTATGATGGGAAGGCAAGTGAATGGGACCAGTTTGAATGGTCACGACGAGCCATTCATATCAGTGTGAAAAAACAAACGAAGTG GTGGTATGCCAAACGCTTCCTCCATCCTAACATAGTAGCCCAATATGACTACATTTTCATATGGGATGAAGATCTTGATGTTGAGCATTTCAATGCTGAGGA GTATATAAAGCTTATTagaaaacatgatttagaaatatCGCAGCCCGGATTAGACCCAAGCTACTTCGTATGGTCGATGACAAAGAAGAGGGACGATGTTGAAGTCCATAA GGAAGCAGAGGATAAACCCAACTGGTGTGCTGGCCCCCTTTTGCCACCATGTGCAGC GTTTGTTGAGATTATGGCACCAGTCTTCTCAAGAGAAGCATGGCGCTGTGTTTGGCATATGATCCAG AATGATTTAGTTCATGGGTGGGGTCTTGATCTTGCTCTTCAGAGATGTTTGGAG GTGCCACATGAAAGGATAGGTGTAGTTGATGCACAATGGATTAAACACAAAGCCGTACCTTCTCTAGGAAACCAG GGACAAGCCGGTGATGGAAGGCAACCATGGGAAGGG GTACGTGCAAGGTGCAACAATGaatggagagaatttgaaagGCGGATGGACAGAGCAGAAAAGGAGTATTTCCATTCCATCTCAATCTCATCTTGA
- the LOC100254599 gene encoding 3-hydroxyisobutyryl-CoA hydrolase-like protein 1, mitochondrial, with amino-acid sequence MERFKALNRLSHYRRTLFPHSSDSNSNSLCDDTVLVEGKASSRIVTLNRPHVLNAVVTPMGVRLIELYESWEKDPHFGFVVIKGSGKAFSAGGDVVCLYQFMDEGRLEDCKDCFRTFYGLMYLIHTYMKPHVALIDGVTMGAGAGISVLGTFCVATDRTVFGTPEALIGFHPDGGASYFLSHLPGYLGEYMGLTGATLSGAEMVACGLATHYSLSAKIPLIEEQLKTLLSDDPSVIEAVLAKFSDVAYPDERSVLCRIEMLDKCFGHDTVEEIVNALESEATGSNDPWCISTLKKLRQASPLSLKIALRSIRESRSQTLEECLIREYRISVHAISRQISSDFYEGVRARLVDRNFAPKWNPPRLEDVSEDMVDRYFLPLGEYEPELELPKKLQEAFD; translated from the exons ATGGAAAGGTTCAAAGCCTTGAATCGTCTCTCTCATTACAGAAGAACCCTTTTTCCTCACAGCAGTGATTCTAATTCCAATAGCCTTTGCGATGACACA GTATTGGTTGAAGGAAAAGCAAGTTCCAGAATTGTGACTCTCAATAGACCCCATGTTCTAAATGCTGTGGTGACTCCCATG GGGGTTAGGCTTATCGAACTGTATGAGTCCTGGGAAAAAGATCCCCATTTTGGTTTCGTAGTAATAAAA GGCAGTGGCAAGGCATTTTCTGCCGGTGGAGATGTTGTCTGTCTTTACCAATTTATGGATGAAG GGAGGTTGGAAGATTGTAAAGATTGTTTCAGGACATTTTATGGTTTGATGTACCTCATACACACATATATGAAGCCACAT GTGGCTTTAATAGATGGCGTGACAATGGGAGCTGGTGCAGGGATATCAGTCCTCGGGACATTTTGCGTTGCAACTGATAGAACT GTTTTTGGGACTCCTGAAGCTCTAATTGGTTTCCATCCTGATGGTGGGGCTTCATATTTCCTGTCACATTTACCTGGTTACTTAG GGGAGTATATGGGTCTAACTGGAGCCACACTTAGTGGAGCAGAAATGGTTGCTTGTGGGCTTGCTACTCACTATTCACTGAGTGCA AAGATTCCTCTGATCGAAGAGCAACTTAAGACATTGCTTTCAGATGATCCTTCTGTCATAGAAGCTGTTCTAGCAAAATTTAGTGATGTTGCATATCCAGATGAGAGAAGTGTTCTTTGTAg GATTGAGATGCTAGATAAATGTTTTGGCCATGACACAGTTGAGGAAATTGTCAATGCTTTG GAAAGTGAAGCAACTGGATCAAATGATCCATGGTGTATTTCAACACTAAAGAAACTAAGACAAGCTTCACCTTTGAGCTTGAAGATTGCCTTAAGATCG ATAAGAGAAAGTAGATCCCAGACTCTTGAAGAATGCTTGATCCGTGAGTACCGGATCTCAGTTCATGCAATTTCTCGCCAGATCTCAAGTGATTTCTATGAG GGTGTTCGGGCACGATTAGTGGACAGAAACTTTGCACCAAAG TGGAACCCACCAAGGTTGGAAGACGTGTCCGAAGACATGGTTGATCGCTACTTTTTGCCACTTGGCGAATATGAGCCTGAACTAGAGCTACCCAAAAAACTACAGGAGGCCTTTGACTAG